ACCTGCAGCAGCATGTTGAACACGTCCGGGTGCGCCTTCTCGATCTCGTCGAACAGCACCACCGAGTAGGGCCGGCGGCGGACCTTCTCGGTCAGGAAGCCGCCCTCTTCGTAGCCCACGTAGCCGGGAGGCGCCCCGAGCAGGCGCGACACCGAGAACTTCTCCATGTACTCGGACATGTCGACCCGGATCAGGGCGTTCTCGTCGCCGAAGAGGTACTCGGCGAGGGTCCGGGCCAGCTCGGTCTTCCCCACCCCGGTGGGGCCCAGGAAGATGAACGAGCCGACCGGTCGGCGGCTGTCCTTGAGGCCGGCCCGCGAACGGCGGATGGCCCGCGAGACCGCGGCGACCGCGTCGCCCTGGCCCACGATGCGCCCGTGGAGGGCCTCCTCCATGCGGGCCAGCTTGGCCGACTCCTTCTCCTCGAGCTTGGAGAGCGGGATGCCGGTCCACCGGGAGACGATGTACTCGATGTCCTCCTCGGCCACCGTCTGGGGTCCCTTGCCCTTGCGCTTGTCCCACTCGCGCTTCATGTCCTCGTCGCGGCCCCGTAGCAGCTTCTCCTTCTCGCGAAGGGACGCCGCCTTCTCGAACTCCTGAGCCTCGAGGTACATGTCCTTCTCGCGCACCACCCGCTCGACCTCCTTGCCCAGCTCCTTGATCTCGGGGGGCGGGGTGAGGGCCATGAGACGGGTGCGGGACGACGCCTCGTCGATGACGTCGATGGCCTTGTCCGGGAGCTGGCGATCCGTGATGTAGCGGTCGGCCAGCTTCACCGCCGCGTCGATCGCGCCGTCCGTGATCTTCACGCGGTGATGCGCCTCGTACTTGTGGCGGAGCCCCTTGATGATCTCGACGGCCTCGGTGACGGACGGCGCCCGCACGATGACCGGCTGGAAGCGACGCTCGAGCGCGCCGTCCTTCTCGATGTACTTCCGGTACTCGTCCAGCGTGGTCGCGCCGATGGTCTGGATCTCCCCGCGCGACAGGGCCGGCTTCAGCATGTTCGACGCGTCGATGGCGCCCTCGGCGGCTCCCGCCCCGATCAGGGTGTGCAGCTCGTCCAGGAAGAGCACCACGTTCTCGGACTGGCGGATCTCCTTCATCACCGCCTTGAGCCGCTCCTCGAACTGGCCGCGGTACTTGGTGCCGGCGACCAGCGCACCCAGGTCCAGCTGGAGCAGGCGCTTCTGGGCCAGCACGTCCGGGACCTCGTGGCCGACGATGCGCTGGGCGAGACCTTCGACGATCGCGGTCTTGCCCACGCCGGGCTCGCCGATCAGGACCGGATTGTTCTTGGTGCGGCGGGCGAGGATCTGGATGACCCGCTCGATCTCGGTCTCGCGGCCGATCACCGGATCGAGCTTGTTCTCACGGGCGAGCTGGGTGAGATCCCGGGCGAACTCGTCGAGCACCGGCGTCTGGGAGCGCTTCTTCGGGCGCGGGTAGTACTGGTCGCCAAGGAGTGCCAGGGTCTCCTGCCGGACCTCGTCCAGGCGGGCGCCGAGGGACTCGAGGATCTTGGCCGCGATCGACTGGCCTTCCTTCATGAGCCCCAGCAGCAGATGCTCGGTCCCGATGTAGTTGTGGCCGAGCTGGCGCGCTTCCTCGATCGACAGCTCGAGCACGCGCTTGGCCTGCGGGGTGAACGGCACCTCACCGAACGTCAGCGTCTTGGGGAAGCCGGCCAGTGCGCGCTCGACCTCGGCCTTGACGGTCTCGAGACGGAGCCCCAGCCGCTGCAGCACGGCGGTGGCGATGCCCTCCCCGTCGCGGATGAGCCCCAGCAGAATGTGTTCCGTTCCGACGAAGTCGTGACGGAACCGACCCGCCTCTTCCCTGGCCAGGATGATGACCCGACGCGCCCGTTCTGTGAATCGCTCGAACACTGTGGGTGACCTCTCTACTTCGGGTTATGTGCGGCAGGGGCAACATTTGCCCCGATGTTTCCTAAACCTGCGATCAGTATATGCCTTCGGTTTCAACCGGCCTAGGGAATTCTTGAATGGCCGCCCGTGACTTCGCTGCAACCCATTGAAACAGGTGGGGTCACGGCCAGGCCACCGCCCGGCCGTCGACGAGGCGGTAGCCGCGGTCGGCCTTCCGGGCCAGCTCATGGTTGTGCGTCGCGATCACGAAGGCCAGCTGGCGCTCGGCCTGAAGCCGCAGGAAGAGATCCCAGATGACTTCGCTGGTCTTGGGATCGAGATTTCCCGTCGGCTCGTCGGCGAGGATCACCCGTGGTCGGCCCACCAGGGCGCGGGCGACGGCGACGCGCTGCTGCTCGCCGCCCGACAGCTCACCCGGCCGGTGCCCCCGGCGGTCGCCCAGACCCACCTCGTGCAGCGCGGCCGCGGCGCGCTCGCGCGCCTCCGGGACGCTCGCCCGCTGGATCAGCGCGGGCAGCATGGCGTTCTCGAGCGCGGTCATCTCCCCGAGGAGGTTGTAGAACTGGAACACGAAGCCGATCTCGGTCCGGCGCAGGCGCGCCAGCGCCGCGTCCGACCAGCCTGCGACGTCCTGGCCGTCGAACAGCACGCGTCCCGCGGTAGGGCGGTCCAGCGTGCCGAGCAGATGCAGCAGGGTGGACTTCCCCGTCCCGGATGCCCCGATGAGCGCGATGCTCTCGCCCGCGTTCACGGTCAGGCTCACCCCGCGCAGGACCCGGACGGCCTCCGGGCCCATGTGGTACTCGCGCTCGACCTCGTCGGCGATGAGCAGCGGCTCACTCACGGCGGTCATTCGTAGCGCAGCACGTCGACCGGGTCCAGCCGGGCCGCCCGCCGCGCCGGGGACAGCGTCGCGAGGAACGAGATCACGAGGGTCGCGCCCACGATCATCGCAAAGTCGGAGCCGGTCAGCTTCATGGGCAGGTAGCTGATCTGGTACACGTCGCCGGCGAGCCGGATGATCTTGTAGGTGTTCTGGACCCAGATCAGCAGCAGCCCGAAGGCGCTGCCCGCGATGGTCCCCACCAGCCCGATCAGCATGCCGACCACCAGGAAGACCGCAGCGATGCTGCCGGCTCCCGCGCCCATGGCCTTGAGGATCCCGATCTCCTTTCGCTTCTCGGCCACCAGCAGCACCAGATGACCGATGATCGCGAACGCGGCCACCAGCACGATGATGGTGACGATGACGAAGAGGGCGAGCTTCTCGAGCTGCAGGGCCGCGAACAGGTTGCGGTTCATGTCCATCCAGTCGCGGATCCAGTAGGCGCCGTTCAGGCGGGTGGCCAAGAGGCGGCCCACCTCCTTGGCCTGGAACGGGTTGGCGAGCTTCACCTCGATGCCGGTCACCCGGTCGCCCAGCCCCGCGAACTCCTGGGCGGCCGCGAGCGTCGTGTAGGCCAGGGAGATGTCGTACTCGTACATGCCGACCTCGACGTAGCCCGCGACGAGGAAGCGGCGCATCTTGGGCACGAGGCCGACTGCGGTCATCGCGCCCTGGGGCGAGATCACCGTGACGTGGTCACCCGCCACCACCCCGAGGCTCCGGGCCAGCTCCCGCCCGAGGAGGAGCGCCGGCTCCTTGCCGCTCACGAGCGGCTCGACGCTGCCGTGGCGGACCTGGCCCGCGAGGGCGCTGCGTATGGCGGGCGTCGCCAGATCCACGCCGCGCAGCAAGCCGCCGGTCGCGCCACCTCCCGGCGAGGTGAACAGCGCCTGCTGGAGCACGAAGGGCGTGGCCGAGACCACTCCGGGCACCGGGGCCACGCGCTCGGCGAGCGCTCCCCCGTTGCCGACGCCGCGGCCTCCCGCCTCCATGATCAGCACGTGCGGGTTGGCCGCGATGATCTTGTCCCGGATGCCGTCCTGGAAGCCGGTCATCACCGCCAGCACCACGATGAGGGCGCTGACTCCCAGGAAGACGCCGCCGATCCCGATCCACACGAAGAGCGAGAGATTGGCGCGGTGGCCGCGGGGCCGCAGATAGCGGAGCCCGAGGAACAGCTCGAAAGGGATGCGGCGATAGGACATCAGGCGCCCGGCTCCGCGTCCTCGCCGGCCGCGTCGGATTCGGCCGTGCCCCGCTCGAGGCGCAGATGCGGGAAGAGGATCACGTCCCGGATCGACGCCGAGTCGGTGAAGAGCATGGCGAGGCGGTCGATGCCGATGCCCTCGCCCGCGGTGGGCGGCAGCCCGTACTCGAGCGCGCGGACGAAATCCTCGTCCATCCAGTGGGCCTCCTCGTCTCCCCGCTCCCGCTCCGCGGCCTGCTGCTCGAAGCGGCGGCGCTGGTCGATGGGGTCGTTGAGCTCGGAGTAGGCGTTGGCGATCTCGCGCCGGCAGACGTAGAGCTCGAAGCGATCCACGAGGCGCGGCTGGCCCTGCTTCTGCTTGGAGAGCGGTGACAGCTCGATCGGGAAGTCCACCACGAAGGTGGGCTGCAACAGGGTGGGCTCCACCAGCGTGTCGAAGACCTCCTTCCAGATCGCCACCACGCCCTGGTCGCCCCGCAGGATGGCCTGGGTCTTCCGGTCCGCCGCGAAGCCGCCGTGGCGGACCGCGGCCGCGCCCAGTGTGCCGGCATCGGTGTCGGGCGAGACCGTGGCTCCCACCGCCTCGCTGAGCCCCTCGAAGAAGGGCAGACGCCGCCACGGAGGGGCCAACCGCACCGTCTCCCCCTGGTAGGTGAGCGTGTCGCGGCCCAGCAGGCTCTGGCCGAGATGCAGAAACAGCTCCTCGGTGAGCTGCATCAAATCGTGGTAGTCGGCGTAGGCCTGGTAGAACTCCAGCATCGTGAACTCGGGATT
This genomic interval from Candidatus Methylomirabilota bacterium contains the following:
- a CDS encoding ATP-dependent Clp protease ATP-binding subunit; this encodes MFERFTERARRVIILAREEAGRFRHDFVGTEHILLGLIRDGEGIATAVLQRLGLRLETVKAEVERALAGFPKTLTFGEVPFTPQAKRVLELSIEEARQLGHNYIGTEHLLLGLMKEGQSIAAKILESLGARLDEVRQETLALLGDQYYPRPKKRSQTPVLDEFARDLTQLARENKLDPVIGRETEIERVIQILARRTKNNPVLIGEPGVGKTAIVEGLAQRIVGHEVPDVLAQKRLLQLDLGALVAGTKYRGQFEERLKAVMKEIRQSENVVLFLDELHTLIGAGAAEGAIDASNMLKPALSRGEIQTIGATTLDEYRKYIEKDGALERRFQPVIVRAPSVTEAVEIIKGLRHKYEAHHRVKITDGAIDAAVKLADRYITDRQLPDKAIDVIDEASSRTRLMALTPPPEIKELGKEVERVVREKDMYLEAQEFEKAASLREKEKLLRGRDEDMKREWDKRKGKGPQTVAEEDIEYIVSRWTGIPLSKLEEKESAKLARMEEALHGRIVGQGDAVAAVSRAIRRSRAGLKDSRRPVGSFIFLGPTGVGKTELARTLAEYLFGDENALIRVDMSEYMEKFSVSRLLGAPPGYVGYEEGGFLTEKVRRRPYSVVLFDEIEKAHPDVFNMLLQVLDDGRLTDSVGHVVDFKNTILIMTSNLGTSFIGKRVSPGFLPEGEDSTHDKMKERVLEELKRAFRPEFINRIDDTIVFHALSKEDITSIVRMMISRINTQLGEKSIQIEPTEAALDLLVEKGYDATYGARQLRRTIQKHIEDPLAEAIVRGQFGDGARIEVDAQGQDLVFREVPVAEPRLALAEH
- a CDS encoding ABC transporter ATP-binding protein — translated: MSEPLLIADEVEREYHMGPEAVRVLRGVSLTVNAGESIALIGASGTGKSTLLHLLGTLDRPTAGRVLFDGQDVAGWSDAALARLRRTEIGFVFQFYNLLGEMTALENAMLPALIQRASVPEARERAAAALHEVGLGDRRGHRPGELSGGEQQRVAVARALVGRPRVILADEPTGNLDPKTSEVIWDLFLRLQAERQLAFVIATHNHELARKADRGYRLVDGRAVAWP
- a CDS encoding ABC transporter permease, with amino-acid sequence MSYRRIPFELFLGLRYLRPRGHRANLSLFVWIGIGGVFLGVSALIVVLAVMTGFQDGIRDKIIAANPHVLIMEAGGRGVGNGGALAERVAPVPGVVSATPFVLQQALFTSPGGGATGGLLRGVDLATPAIRSALAGQVRHGSVEPLVSGKEPALLLGRELARSLGVVAGDHVTVISPQGAMTAVGLVPKMRRFLVAGYVEVGMYEYDISLAYTTLAAAQEFAGLGDRVTGIEVKLANPFQAKEVGRLLATRLNGAYWIRDWMDMNRNLFAALQLEKLALFVIVTIIVLVAAFAIIGHLVLLVAEKRKEIGILKAMGAGAGSIAAVFLVVGMLIGLVGTIAGSAFGLLLIWVQNTYKIIRLAGDVYQISYLPMKLTGSDFAMIVGATLVISFLATLSPARRAARLDPVDVLRYE